ATGGCTCGCAAGCTCGCCGACGGCTGGCGCAAGGCTCGCAAGCTCGCCAACGGCTAGCGCGCCAGCGCCGAAAAATCTTATTTTTTAGGATCCTTCCGGCACCAGCACCCGTCTTCCGCTTCGCTCCAGACGGATCTAAGGAAGATCCGTCAACTGCCCACTATAACATAACCTTGCAGAATAATCGGTTGCTGTGGAAAATCCGGGTGTTAAGCATAACGGACTCCTCCCGCAAGGTCGAGCGAAAATACGGGGCCTGGCGCATCAGGCCGCGCCGTGCCAGCCTAAAAACATGCGGTAGGCCGGGTTTTCCGTCTCGTCCGCATGCGGATAGCCCATGGCGGCCACGCGCGCGAGAAAGTCCTCGAAATCCGGGCGCTTTTCCTCCGGCACGTCAAAGCCCATGAGCACGCGGCCATAATCCGCGCCGTGGTAGCGGTACTGGAAGAGCGTGATGCTGAATTCCATGCGCATGGCGTCCATGAGGTTGCGCAGCGCGCCGGGCCGCTCCGGAAAGGTGAAGCGCAGAAGCCGCTCGTGCTTGAGCTCGGGCGCGTTGCCGCCCACCATGTGGCGGAGGTGCAGCTTGGCGAGCTCGTTGTCGCTCAGGTCCATGACCTTGAAGCCCTGTTCTCGCAGCTCCGCCATGGCCTCGGCCACGTCGGCCTTGCCCTGGGTCTTGATGCCCACGAGGACGCGGCCGTTTTCCGGGTCGCCGAAGCGGGTGCAGAGCTCGGTGATGTTGCGGTTGCCGATGGCCGCGCAGAGCCGGCGGAAGCTGCCCACCTGCTCGGGGATGGTCACGGCGAGCAGGGCCTCGCGCTCGGAGCCCAGCTCGGAGCGGTCCACCACATGCCCGAGACGGTCGAAATTCATGTTGGCGCCGCTCACGATGGCGACGAGCGTGGCGTCGCGCGCGTTTTCACGCGCCGCCCAGGCCTTGAGCCCCGCGAGGGAGAGCGCGCCGGCCGGCTCGGCCACCACGCGCGTGGCCTCGAAAATGTCCTTGATGGCGCCGCAGATGGCGTCCGTATCCACGGTGATGATCTCGTCCAGCAGGTCGCGGCAGAGCGCGAAGGTCTCGTCGCCCACGCGCTTGACGGCCACGCCGTCGGCGAACAGGCCCACCTCGGAGAGCTCCACCGGGAAGCCCTCCTCAATGGAGCGGCGCATGGCGTCCGAATCCACGGGCTCCACGCCGATGAGCCGGATATCGGGCCTGAGGTGCCGGATATAGGCCGCCACGCCCGCGGCGAGGCCGCCGCCGCCGATGGGCATGAACACGGCGTCGATGGGCCCGGGGTGCTGGCGCAGGATCTCCATGCCGATGGTGCCCTGCCCGGCGATGACATCCGCGTCGTCAAAGGGCGGGATGAACACCGCCCCGGTCTGGCGCACGAGCTCGGCCGCGTGGCGGCCCGCGTCGCTGAAGGACTCGCCCGAGAGCACCACCTGGCCGCCCAGGCGGCGCACGGCGGTGATCTTGATGGCCGGGGTGGTCA
This window of the Desulfovibrio sp. ZJ209 genome carries:
- the ilvA gene encoding threonine ammonia-lyase, biosynthetic; translated protein: MPSSKSGHGRAKAQAAHADHSAYLRRILLSRVYDVAEVTPLDEAASLSRRLGNRVLLKREDAQPVFSFKLRGAYNKMARLTPDELRRGVIAASAGNHAQGVALAARKLGCEATIVMPVTTPAIKITAVRRLGGQVVLSGESFSDAGRHAAELVRQTGAVFIPPFDDADVIAGQGTIGMEILRQHPGPIDAVFMPIGGGGLAAGVAAYIRHLRPDIRLIGVEPVDSDAMRRSIEEGFPVELSEVGLFADGVAVKRVGDETFALCRDLLDEIITVDTDAICGAIKDIFEATRVVAEPAGALSLAGLKAWAARENARDATLVAIVSGANMNFDRLGHVVDRSELGSEREALLAVTIPEQVGSFRRLCAAIGNRNITELCTRFGDPENGRVLVGIKTQGKADVAEAMAELREQGFKVMDLSDNELAKLHLRHMVGGNAPELKHERLLRFTFPERPGALRNLMDAMRMEFSITLFQYRYHGADYGRVLMGFDVPEEKRPDFEDFLARVAAMGYPHADETENPAYRMFLGWHGAA